The following coding sequences lie in one Atribacteraceae bacterium genomic window:
- a CDS encoding ABC transporter ATP-binding protein: MMIELINVSKIYGEGKTEFLSLRNINLKIGKGDFISIVGPSGSGKSTLLHILGCLDQPSQGDVLIDGKHVESLSDNELTMIRRKRIGFVFQQYYLNDSMNALQNVLLPLELNRDRNKKEKAVRLLNLVGLKDKVNNYPAEMSGGEQQRVVIARALANSPELILADEPTGNLDSCAGNNILNLLKELNEKTGVALVIVTHDEKIANTAVKQIRIMDGVIL; encoded by the coding sequence ATGATGATCGAACTCATTAATGTGTCGAAGATATATGGTGAAGGAAAAACCGAGTTTTTGTCCCTGAGAAATATCAATTTGAAAATCGGGAAGGGAGACTTTATCTCCATCGTCGGTCCTTCAGGCTCTGGGAAGTCCACCCTCTTGCACATTTTGGGTTGTCTGGACCAACCCTCGCAGGGAGATGTCCTCATCGACGGGAAACACGTCGAAAGCCTAAGCGACAATGAATTGACTATGATCAGAAGGAAAAGGATAGGCTTTGTTTTTCAACAGTATTATCTGAACGACAGCATGAACGCCTTACAAAATGTCCTACTACCCCTGGAATTGAACCGGGACAGGAACAAGAAAGAAAAGGCGGTCCGGTTGCTGAACCTGGTCGGACTGAAAGACAAGGTGAATAATTATCCCGCGGAGATGTCTGGCGGTGAGCAGCAAAGAGTGGTCATCGCCAGAGCGCTGGCGAACAGTCCCGAATTGATCCTGGCCGACGAACCGACGGGAAATCTGGATTCGTGCGCCGGCAACAACATATTGAATTTGTTGAAAGAGCTGAATGAAAAAACCGGTGTCGCCCTGGTGATTGTGACCCATGATGAAAAGATAGCGAACACTGCCGTAAAACAGATCAGAATAATGGATGGAGTGATCTTATGA